In Amycolatopsis methanolica 239, a single genomic region encodes these proteins:
- a CDS encoding helix-turn-helix domain-containing protein yields MRIDNDLYQRILGEELRKLRRRRGWTRKELNQHLQSDISLQTLATYELGTRQCSVVRLVELCLAMDELPQDLLARVHRRVFTDEPGKVRLDLTRIVADERPELLPLRRWAEGRLRQPGAPREVRLDRAAMSWMAQLCNLTAPELLDRLRAVSGVEDD; encoded by the coding sequence GTGCGCATCGACAATGACCTCTACCAGCGAATCCTGGGGGAGGAACTCCGCAAGCTGCGCCGGCGACGAGGCTGGACGCGTAAGGAGCTGAACCAGCACCTGCAGAGCGACATCTCGCTGCAGACGCTGGCGACCTATGAACTGGGCACGCGGCAGTGCTCGGTGGTGCGGCTCGTCGAGCTGTGCCTCGCGATGGACGAGCTGCCGCAGGATCTGCTGGCCCGCGTGCATCGCCGCGTCTTCACCGACGAGCCGGGCAAGGTGCGGCTTGACCTGACCCGGATCGTCGCCGATGAGCGGCCCGAGCTGCTGCCGCTGCGCCGGTGGGCGGAAGGCAGACTGCGCCAGCCGGGCGCGCCGCGCGAGGTGCGCCTCGACCGGGCGGCCATGTCGTGGATGGCCCAGCTGTGCAACCTCACCGCCCCCGAGCTGCTGGACCGCCTACGCGCGGTCTCCGGCGTAGAGGACGACTGA